The following coding sequences are from one Methanohalophilus halophilus window:
- the argF gene encoding ornithine carbamoyltransferase: MMKHVLSMTDLSKEDILDILETGEDLKEKRIKGKVTDLLKNKSLAMIFEKSSTRTRVSFEVAMSDMGGHSLYLNQRDMQIGRGETVADTAKVLSRYVTAITARVNKHSTVQELAEHATVPVINALSDKEHPCQILADLLTIKEYKSTLEGRKLTWVGDGNNVCNSMILGCVMVGMEIAVACPDGYDPDYDIVSMAREMGGKVEILRDPIEASTDADVLYTDVWISMGDEEERDKRLSDLADYQINSNLLDVAKNDVIIMHCLPAHRGEEISAEVMDGTHSVVFDQAENRLHAQKALILKLIG; this comes from the coding sequence ATAATGAAACATGTCCTGTCAATGACGGACCTTTCCAAAGAAGATATACTGGATATATTGGAGACGGGAGAGGATCTGAAAGAAAAGAGAATTAAGGGCAAGGTCACCGATCTGCTGAAAAACAAAAGCCTTGCGATGATCTTTGAAAAGTCATCTACCAGAACCCGGGTTTCCTTTGAAGTGGCCATGAGTGATATGGGTGGCCATTCCCTGTATCTTAACCAGAGAGACATGCAGATAGGCAGAGGAGAAACTGTTGCAGACACCGCAAAGGTCCTTTCCCGGTACGTGACGGCTATTACTGCCAGGGTGAACAAACACTCTACCGTGCAAGAACTTGCCGAACATGCCACCGTGCCTGTTATCAATGCCCTCTCCGATAAGGAACACCCCTGCCAGATCCTGGCAGACCTGCTGACGATCAAGGAGTACAAAAGCACACTGGAAGGGCGGAAACTTACCTGGGTAGGCGATGGCAACAATGTGTGCAATTCAATGATACTTGGTTGTGTCATGGTAGGAATGGAGATTGCTGTGGCCTGTCCTGATGGCTATGACCCGGATTATGATATCGTAAGCATGGCACGCGAAATGGGTGGCAAGGTTGAGATTCTCAGAGATCCGATAGAGGCTTCTACTGATGCTGACGTTCTCTATACCGATGTATGGATATCCATGGGAGACGAAGAGGAAAGAGATAAAAGGCTGAGTGACCTGGCGGATTACCAGATTAACAGTAATTTGCTTGATGTCGCAAAGAATGATGTAATCATTATGCATTGTCTGCCGGCCCATAGGGGAGAGGAGATATCGGCCGAGGTAATGGATGGTACCCATTCAGTGGTTTTCGATCAGGCAGAAAACCGGTTGCATGCACAGAAAGCCCTGATATTGAAACTTATCGGATGA
- a CDS encoding MBL fold metallo-hydrolase produces the protein MPIAEISNTSKFRKVMPQSQSYKVTPIHAGASNAYLITGNSITIMVDSGSRGNTHKFKTALENKGLDFQDIDYIILTHSHYDHVGCLEEIRKKSTATVIAHRAEVEYLKRGYTPFPEGTMLFSRLICGFANKFLPDRGRYTPIDPDIVIDGECEIPLSDTTIQILPLAGHTSGSICVIIGKNAIVGDTLFSFMPGSVYPPFANDEKELLKSWKKLLSTGCNIFYPGHGKPFSRARFEKCYRKKKD, from the coding sequence ATGCCAATTGCTGAAATAAGTAATACCTCCAAATTCAGGAAAGTTATGCCACAATCCCAATCTTACAAAGTTACTCCCATACATGCGGGTGCATCAAATGCTTACCTGATTACCGGAAATAGTATAACTATAATGGTTGATTCCGGAAGCAGGGGCAACACCCACAAATTTAAGACAGCGTTGGAGAACAAAGGATTGGATTTTCAGGATATCGATTATATCATCCTTACACATTCACATTACGATCATGTGGGATGCCTGGAAGAAATAAGGAAGAAAAGCACAGCAACGGTTATTGCCCACAGGGCAGAAGTTGAATATCTAAAAAGGGGTTATACTCCATTTCCGGAAGGCACCATGTTATTTTCCCGACTGATTTGCGGCTTTGCGAATAAATTCCTCCCGGACAGGGGCAGGTATACCCCTATAGACCCTGATATAGTCATTGATGGAGAGTGTGAAATACCACTATCAGATACCACAATTCAAATATTGCCTTTAGCCGGCCATACTTCAGGCTCCATCTGCGTTATAATCGGTAAAAATGCAATTGTAGGAGATACTCTTTTCAGTTTCATGCCAGGATCGGTTTATCCTCCATTTGCAAATGATGAGAAAGAATTGCTTAAAAGCTGGAAAAAACTACTTTCCACAGGATGTAATATCTTTTATCCCGGACACGGGAAGCCATTCTCACGTGCCAGATTTGAAAAATGTTATAGAAAAAAGAAAGATTAA
- a CDS encoding nucleoside triphosphate pyrophosphohydrolase encodes MVRTHNKAVRDNIADIITKSGKNCTVQQLDDMDFLVEMEKKLYEEIDEYMADRDIEELADILEVIYRIAELKGYSGKDLEKIRMEKRAKTGCFSRNLYLFETSD; translated from the coding sequence TTGGTCAGGACACATAATAAAGCAGTCCGGGACAATATTGCAGACATCATTACAAAATCCGGCAAAAACTGCACTGTGCAACAATTGGATGACATGGATTTTCTGGTAGAGATGGAAAAGAAACTGTACGAGGAAATCGATGAATACATGGCTGACAGGGATATAGAAGAATTAGCAGACATTCTGGAAGTGATTTACAGGATCGCTGAACTCAAGGGGTACTCGGGCAAAGATCTGGAAAAAATAAGGATGGAAAAAAGAGCCAAAACTGGCTGTTTCTCCAGAAACCTGTATTTATTTGAAACTTCAGATTAA
- a CDS encoding DUF3303 domain-containing protein, which produces MIFMDIITWDPKDNEEVIKKYVEWEWPEGVTVINEWTDLSACRYVAVVDVEDSKSFAAAAAPWKGLCQIETFPVMETGKFMQMMSEYV; this is translated from the coding sequence ATGATATTCATGGATATAATAACCTGGGATCCGAAGGACAACGAAGAAGTAATCAAAAAGTATGTCGAATGGGAATGGCCTGAAGGTGTGACAGTGATCAATGAATGGACAGACCTTTCAGCCTGTCGGTATGTAGCTGTAGTGGATGTAGAGGATTCTAAAAGTTTTGCCGCTGCTGCGGCACCCTGGAAAGGTCTTTGTCAGATTGAGACATTCCCTGTAATGGAAACAGGTAAGTTTATGCAAATGATGTCTGAATATGTGTGA
- a CDS encoding secondary thiamine-phosphate synthase enzyme YjbQ, giving the protein MQFSTSKRVEIMDITDKVSSVVRSSNIDEGICVISTSHTTCAIIVNENESGLVSDIMELLKKLVPSSAGYYHDRIDNNADAHLRSVLLGNSETMPVRKGDIELGTWQSIFLVELDGPRKRNVDIVVSSSDFRG; this is encoded by the coding sequence ATGCAATTTTCCACCAGCAAACGTGTTGAAATTATGGATATTACAGATAAAGTATCCAGTGTGGTGAGAAGCAGTAATATCGATGAAGGGATATGTGTGATTAGCACTTCCCATACAACCTGCGCGATAATCGTCAATGAAAACGAGTCGGGGTTGGTTTCTGATATAATGGAATTGCTGAAAAAACTGGTTCCTTCAAGTGCAGGCTACTATCATGATAGGATAGATAACAATGCAGATGCCCATTTAAGATCTGTTCTTCTGGGAAACAGTGAAACGATGCCTGTGAGAAAAGGAGATATTGAGCTTGGTACATGGCAGAGCATATTTCTTGTGGAACTGGATGGGCCGCGCAAGAGGAATGTAGATATAGTGGTATCATCATCTGATTTTAGGGGATGA